The DNA window GGATTCGCCTGACCGGACGGCGCTTCGGCACAATCGGCGCGTGACCACCCCGAAGCGCTGCCCTTGCGGCACCGGCGAAACCTACGACGACTGCTGCGGGCCGTTCCACCGCGGGGCGGCTTCGGCACCGACCGCCGAACACCTGATGCGCTCCCGGTTCAGCGCGTTCGCGGTGGGCGACGCCGGATACCTGGTGCGGACCTGGTCGGCGAAGACCCGGCCGGAACGGCTCGAGCTCGACCCGGACCAGCGCTGGGTCCTGCTCGAAGTCCTCGGCAGGACCGGCGGCGGGCTGCTGCAGTCCGACGGCACCGTCGAATTCGTTGCGCACTACCGCTTCCGGGGTGAACGCGGCGAACTGCGGGAGAACAGCCTGTTCGCCCGCGAGGACAGCACCTGGAAATACGTTCGCGCACTCTAGGAGGGAACCGACAAGATGCGCACGTGACCGAACGCGCGCTCGTGAACTTCTTCTACGCCCATCCCGTCGGGCATGCCATCGAGGCACTGCACTACTGCCAAGGGCACTACGCGGCGAACCCGGACCGGCAGATCGCGGTGGCGCTCAACGCCGCGACCCCGGTCGAACTGGCCTCGTACTGCCCCGCGGTCAGCGCGGCCTACGCGATCGACCACCCCTTCGTCGAGCCGTGCCCCGACGAAGGCGGCAGGTTCGACGGCGTCCCGGGCGAGTGGGACTGGATACTCGACGACTTCCGTCGCTACCAAGACATCCAGCTTTCCACTTTTCCCGGGCTCCGCGACTACTACGCCGCTTCCGATCGCCGCTTGACCGCGCGGTCCGGCCGTTCCGTGGTCAGCGATCCGGCCGCGGGTTACCTGCGGCACCAGCAATTGCGGTTGGCGCTGCCGGAATCGGCCAGGGCGGCGGCGACCGCGCGGCTCGGTGACCGTCCCGACCGGATCGTGGTGATGCCGGCCGGGTCGAGCCCGTCGCCGCTCTACCCGTCGCCGCGGTCGTGGACGCTCATCCTCGACGCGATACACGAAGAGTTCCCCGACGCGCAGATCGTGTTGCTGGGCAAGCTCGCGCGGTCCGAACGCACCACGACCTCGTTCGGTGAGGCAGAGCTCGCCGCTCTGCTCTCCCACCGGTCGCGGCCGGTGAACTGCTTCGATCTCCCCTTGGCGGAACAACTCGCCGCGGTGGAGGCGGCCGGGGTCTTCCTCTCTCCGCACACCGGTTTCGGACTGGCCGCGCTGGCCGTGGGCACGCCGTGGCTGACGCTGTCCGGCGGCCGCTGGTTCGAGTACTTCTTCAACCACGTCCCGTTCCGGTCGATCCTCCCGGACCCCGGCCGCTATCCCAGCTTCACCCAGTTCGACGACGCCGAGATCATCGTCGACGGCGAGGACGGCCGCCGGACACCGAGCATGACGCTGGCGAGGATCACCGAAGACCTCGACCGCATCGTGCTCGCGTGCCGGGAACTGCTGGACGGCAGCCTGACCTACGACCAAGCGCTGCGTGACTACTTTCCCGCACTCGTTGCCGCTCATGGCGGCGACGCATCAGCCATTTGGTCCATCGACGGCGTGCACTTCGATTACTTGTAGGACACGCGATCGCTTTCAGGGCACCGAAATCGGATGGTTCACGTGGAACATCGCACGCGGGTCGTGCCGCGCGCGGATTTCGGTGAGCCGCCGGTAGTCCCCCGGCGCGAACGCGGCGGCGATCTCCGCACCGCCGAGTTCGTCGAAGGTGAAGTTCAGCGACCGCCCCATCGCGTTCGCGGACCACGGCGCGAGAAGATCACGATGCAACGCCCGCACCGATTCCCGCTCGCCCGGCTCCACCGGGGACAGCACGCTGAGCGAGTACCCCGCATCGCGGTGTCCGACGGCGTTCGGGATCTTCGGCGACCTGGCGAGCGCGCCGCCCAGATGCCGCAACCCGACCACGCACATCACCGGCGCCGATGGTCCCGCCGCCTTCGTCAACGTGGTCAGCAGGTCCGGGTCGAGGTCACGCACCAGGAGGTTCGCCGACCGGTAGGCGTGCGGCCGGTCCGGCTCGTCGAAGACCGCGCCCGACTCCGTGAACGGGACTTCCCGCACGGTGTCGCGGACGGTCGGCCCCAGCGCGCGCACCGGCTCGAGCAGCCGCTCACCGTCCTCGGGTGAACCGGCGTAGGCGATCTGCACCTGCGCGATGTGCTTGCCGCGCAACGGTTCCGGCACCATCGGCAGATCCGGGAAGGGCAGCATCGCCACCGCGGCGGTCATCTCGTCCGGCAGGTCCCGGGTCCAGCGGTGCCATCCGGCCAGGATCTCCGGCACCTCGTCCGCGTCGAAGAACAGGCCACCGCCGTAGATCCGGGAAACCGGCACGAGGTCGATCTCCATCCCGGTGACGACGCCGAAGTTGCCCCCGCCGCCGCGCAGCGCCCAGAACAGGTCGGGGTCGCTCGCGCCGGTCACCTCACGCAGCTTTCCGTCCGCGGTCACCAGGTCGATGCGGCGCACGTGGTCGGCGGCGAACCCGTACTTCCTCGCCAGCAGGCCGACACCGCCGCCGAGTGTGTAGGACACTGCGCCGACGCCGGGAAAACTGCCGGACAGGGGCGCGAGCCCGTGCGGCGCGGTCGCTTCGATCACCTGGTGCCAGGTGGCACCAGCCTCGATCCACGCCGTGCGCGCCGCCGGATCCACTTCGACCCCGGACATCCGCCGCGTGCTGATCAGCACGCCACCGTCCAGTGCGCGGTTCTGCCCGTGTCCGGTCGCCTGCACCGCGACACGGCTTCCGCGGGCGGCAGCGAACTCGACAGCTGTTCGCACGTCGTCCGCGCTCTCCGCGCCGACCAGCACTTCGGGCTGGTGCGGGTCGAGCAGTTGGAAGCCCGTCCGTTCCTCGTCGTAGCCGTGGTCACCGGGCCGGGTCACCGAGCCGGTGACCCCGAGCGCGTCGATCTGGTTCTTCGTCGTTTCAGCCATGAAAGCCACCGTAGAACGCCTTGAGGACATAACTTGTCCTCAAGGCGTGGCATTCTGGACCGGTGGACGAAGGATCGACGCGCAAGGACATGCCAGGCCGCCTTCTCCGGCTGCTGTCGCTCCTGGAGAGCAGGCGCGAGTGGTCCGGTCAGGACCTCGCGGACCGGCTCGGGGTGACCAGCAGGACCTTGCGCCGCGACATCGACCGCCTGCGCCGCCTCGACTACCCCGTGGACAGCACCACCGGGACCGCGGGCGGCTACCGGCTGGCGTCCGGGAAGAACCTGCCGCCGCTCCTGCTCGACGACGAAGAGGCGATCGCGGTCGCCGTCGGTCTGGTGACCTCGGCGAACGGCAGCGTCGCCGGGATCGAGGACAGCTCGGTGCGGGCACTGACGAAACTGGAACAGGTACTGCCCGCGCGCCTCCGCCCGAGGCTCGCCGCGTTGACGAGTGCCGCGGTCATCCCCCACCGCGACGCCCCGCGCGTGAACCCGGCCGTGCTCGCCGTCATCGCGGGGTGCTGCCGCGACCACGAAATCCTGTCGTTCGGTTACCTGACCCGCGACGGGTCGCCCGGCGAGCGCCGGGTCGAGCCGCACCACCTCGTGATCGCGCGCGGCTACTGGTACCTGATCGCCCACGATCCCGCCCGCGACGACTGGCGCACCTTTCGCGTCGACCGGATCTCCGATCCCGCCCCGACGCACCGACGGTTCACCCCGCGCGAACTCCCCGCGCCGGACCCGGCGACCTACCTCACGCGCGCGCTCGCGACGGCGCCGTACCGGCACACCGCGCACCTACGCGTCGAGCTGTCAGTGGAAGAGGTCAAGGCCGGGTTGTTCGCGGCCGTGCCGGGCGGCATCGAGCCCGACGGCCCCGGCCGGTGCACCGTCCGGATCAGCGCCGAATCGGCGGATCTCGTGGTGCAGTACGTCGCCGCGATCGCCGCACTCGGCGCCCCGTTCACCGTCGACGCGCCCGAAGCGGTCACCGCACGGGTCGCGACCCTCGCGCGCCGGCTCGGCGCCGTCTGACCGGCGGAATGCTGCTCACTCCCGGCTGGTACCGCTCGACCGGCCGCGGCGACGGCGCCTCCCGCCGGGCGGGCAGCGGGGCGAGCAGTCCCGCCGGGACCACGATCCGCGCCACGATGCCGGTCGTTTCGCCGGTGCGGCTCTCGTTCGGGCGCAGGCTCACGCCGATGCCGTGCCGCTTCGCCAGCCGCGCCACGACGTACAGGCCCATCCGCTTGGTCACCGAAACGTCGAGGCCCGGCGGGTCCGCGAGCCGGAGATTGGCCTCCGCCAGCTGGTCCGGCGACATCCCGATGCCGTGGTCGGCGATCTGGATCGCGAGCGACTGGTGCCGCGTCACCACCGGCTGGATGCCGACCCTCGTGCTCGGCTCCGAAAAGTCCGTCGCGTTGTCGAGCAGTTCGGCGAGCAGGTGCACGAGATCGCTCGCCACGTGTCCCCGCACGGCCACGAGCGGGATCGGGCCGATCTCGATCCGCGCGTACTGCTCCGCCTCCGAGACCGCGGCTCCGGTGACCTCCTCGACGGGCACCGGCTTCGGGCTCGAACTCGCCAGCCCGGCGCCGGAGAGCACCAGGAGGCTTTCGGCGTTGCGCCGCAGCCGGGTGGTCAAGTGGTCCAGTTCGAACAAACCCGCCAGGTAGTCGGGATCCTGCTCCTTCGCCTCGGACTGGTCGATGATGTCGAGCTGCCGTTCCACGATCCCGTTCGAACGGCGGGACAGGCTCGCGAAGATCCCGTTGACCTTTTCGCGCAGCGAAGCCTGTTCCGCGGCCATGTCCAGCGCGCACCGGTGCACCGCGTCGAACGCGCGCGCGACCTGCCCGACCTCCTCGGTGGTGTGCACCGGCACCGGTTCGATCGCGCGCCCGGCGACCTCGGCCGGATCGCGGGCGCGCATGATCTGCTCGACCGATCCCGGCAACTGCCCTTCGACCTCGAGTGCGTGGTCGCGCAGGTCGCGCAGCGGCTGCACCAGCGAGCGCGCCACCAAGTAGGTCAGGGCCAGCGTGACGAGCAGCCCGGCCAGGATGATGGCCGACGTGATCGCGAGCGCGCGGTATTCGGCGCCGATCAGTCCTTCGGCGTGCTCTGCCGCGTCCTCGAACAGGTGCCGTTCGAATCCCCGGATCAGGTCGATGGTCGCCGAACAGAGCTGGGAGACCGTCGGCACGTCGAGATCGAGCGGGATCCCCGCCTTCGCGCGCATCAGGGCGAGGTGCTGGATTTCGAACCGCTTCGCGACCAGATCGCCGGAAACCCTGGTGGCGTAGTCGGCTTGCACGCGCGGCGACGCGACGGTGTTGAAGCGGTCCATCGCGGCGAGCAGGTTCGCCTCGGCGGTGACCAGTTGCCGGAGTTCGGCGGGTTCGAACGCGCCGTGCACCGCCGCGGTGTGCAGATAAGTGTTCTGCTGCGCCGAAAACTCCTTGACGTCGGCGAGGAAGGTCAACGCGTCGTGCCGGTGCTGCATCCCCCGATCGGTGACGTCCGCGCCGAACTGGTCCGCGACCACGGTGAGCGCGCTGATCACGGCGGTGTAGCTCGTCTGCACCGCGAGATCGGAGAAACCGGGTGCGCGCGCCGCGTCGCGAAGTTTGTCCAGGCTGTGGATCCGGGTCATCGCCTGCTGGTAGAACGCGCTGGTCGCGTCGTCGTGGAGATCGGCGACGTCCTCCTCGTCTTCGCGCAACGCCGATACCGCGTCGCGGGAACGCTGGATCCGGGCGTCGAGGGCACCGCGGTCGGCGCGCCCGCCCGCGATCCACACCGACATCGCTTCTCGTTCGTCCTGCACGGCGTCGGCGACCACGGCCGTCTCGCGGTCCAGTTCGATCCACTTGCCCGCGCGTTCGTAGACCGCGCTGTTTTCGAAAGCGTCGGCGACGTGGAGACCCGCGAGGAAGAGCGCGGCCACCGTCGGCAGCACGACCACCAACGCGACTTTCGCGCGCAGGCGCCAGTTCCGAAGCCCGTGGACCTGATCACGGCTTGGCTCTGGCACGACGGACTCCTCCCCAGTTTGCCGCCCCGGTCGGTCTGTCCTCCGGTGTGAACGGTTGGCGAAGAGCGTCCGATTGGGCGTCGACCCTATCGGCCACTGAGCGGAAAGGGAAGGCTGAACGGCGTCTCGTGCACCGGATTCCCAGAACGGTGACCGGAGAGGACTTCACCAACTGTGTCCAGGGGACCGCTTGACGTCACCCGGTGGACTGAACCATTCTCACATTACGCCGCCGTCGCCGAACAAAACCGAAACTGGAGCTGCCCCATGCCCCGTACCCTCGTCGCACGCGCCGCGATCGGCGCGATCGTCCTGTTGGGTGCGTCGCTCTCCGCGTGCAGCTCCAGCGGCCAGGGCTCGACGGCGCCGGGCGGCAGCACGCAGAACCTGCTCGACCGCGCCCCCGTCGCCTCCGATGCCGAGCTCGCGCAGTCGCCGACCGCGGCCGCCATCAAGAAGCGGGGACAGCTCACCGTCGGCGGCTCGCTGGACGCGCCGCTGCTGTCCCAGCAGAACCCGGTCACCGGCGGGGTCGAAGGCTTCGACGCGACACTGGGCAAGCTGCTGGCCAAGTACATCACCGGCCAGCCGGCGGCGAGGATCATCGAGTCGAGTTCGGTCACCCGCGAGCCGCTGCTGGCGAACGGCACCGTCGACGTCGTGCTGCAGACCTACACCATTTCCCAGGAGCGCGCGAAGAAAGTCAGCTTCGCCGGGCCGTACCTGGTGTCGGGGCAGGCCATCGCCACGTTGAAGGAGACCACCGGCATCAGCAAGCCGCAGGACCTCGCGGGCAAGAAGGTCGTCGCGGGCGCCAACACGCCGGCGATCGCGGCGGTCAAGGAAAAGGCCCCGACCGCCGACGTCGTCACCTTCGACACCGACCCGGAATGCGTGCTCGGCCTCGAACAGGGACGCGGCGTCGCCTACGTGCAGGACCTCACGCTGCTCGCCGCCCAGTCCCAGCTGAACAAGAAGATCAAGATCGTCGGGCAGCCGTTCACCAGCGACCCGTACGGCATCGGGCTCAAGCTCGGCGACGACACGTTCAAGAAGTTCGTCAACGACTGGCTGAAGAAGATCCAGGACGCCGGCCTGTGGCAGGAGGCGTGGAAGTCGTCGCTCGGGACCGTCGTCGAGGGCGAGGCACCGACACCGCCCGCCATCGGTTCCGTGCCGGGATCCTGAACCGCGGCACCGAGAACCGCCGCACCGTTCCGAGATGAACGTCGTACTGGACAACCTCGGCCTGCTCGCCGACGGACTGCTCACCACCGTGGAGCTGACCGCGCTGACGGTCGTGGTCGCGCTCCCGCTCGGGCTGCTGCTGGTGGCCTGCCGGGTGTCCCCCGTCCGTCCACTGAGGATAGTCGCGGGCGCCTACGTCGAGCTGCAGCAGAACATCCCGCTGCTGGTGTGGATCGTGCTGTGGGTGTTCGCGCTGCCGGAAATCGGTTTGACCATGCCGCTGGCGACCACCGTCGTGGTGGCGAGCGGGCTGTATTCGGCGGCGTACTACGCCGAAACCGTGCGCGCCGGGATCAACTCCGTGCCGCTCGGGCAGACCGAAGCGGCGCGGGCGCTCGGTTTCGGGACCGTCCGCACGCTGGCGAGCATCGTGCTGCCGCAGGCGGTGCGCGCGGTCGTCCAGCCGCTGGGCAACCTCACCATCATGGTCGCGATGAACACGGCGCTCGCCGCGGCGGCGGGTGTCGTCGAACTGACCGCGACCGCGCACCGGATCAACCTCGCCGCGGCCGATCCGATCCTGTTGTTCACCGCGGCCGGTGTCGGGTACGCGGCGCTCGCCGTGCTGATCTCCGCGATCACCGGGCGGCTCGAACGCAAGCTGTTGCTCCAGCGCGCCGGGGACGCACCGGGCGGTGGGCGGCTTTTCGACCACCCCGGGCCGAAAACCCGCCGCCGCACGCGGAACGCGTCGGTTGTCGCCACCGCGGTCGCGCTCGCCGCGATCTCCGCAGCCGTGGTCAGGTTCGCCGCCGCGGGACAGCTCGACCCGGCGTTGTGGTCGCCGTTCGGCACCTGGCCGATCTGGCGGTACCTGCTCGACGGGCTCGGCTCGACCGCGCTCGCCGCCGTCCTTTCGATCGCGCTCGGCGCCGCGGGCGGACTCGTCGTCGCGCTCGCCCGCCTGTCGCGGTTCGCGGTGCTGCGCGCGATCGGCCGCGCGTACGTCGAGGTCATCCGGGTCGTGCCCGCGCTGCTGCTGGTGTACGTGACGTTGTTCGCGCTCCCCGGTTACGGCCTCGACCTGCCCCTGCTGTGGAAGCTCGTCGTCCCGCTCGCGGTCAGCAGTGCCGCCGGGTTCGCCGAGGTCTTCCGCGCCGGGATCACCGGGATCGACACCGGGCAACGGGAAGCGGCCGCGGCGGTCGGCCTGCGCCCGGCCCAGGTCATGCGGCACGTGCTGCTGCCGCAGGCGGTGCGGCGCGCGGCGCCCGCGCTGGTCAGCCAGTGCGTGGGCCTGCTGAAGGACACCAGCCTCGGTTACGTCGTCAACTACGGCGAGCTGCTCGCGAGCGGAAAGGTGCTGGCCACGTTCACCCACGCCCTGCTGCCCACCTACCTCGTCGTGGCGCTGGTCTACCTCGTCATCAACGGCACGCTCTCCCAGCTCGTGCGCACGCTCGAAACACGCGGCCGGATGCTGGCCGGGTCTGCGGTGGCACACCAAGCCACCCGTTGACCGTCGAGTTGTTGACAATCCGAGAACTCCCGGCACAAGATCTCGCACCATGCGGAAGGCGGAGCCGGTCGACCGGCGGGCACGGGAGGTCCGCCGCGTCGTCGTGTCGTCGCTGCTCGGCACCTCCATGGAGTGGTACGAATACTTCATCTACGGGCTGTTCGCGGCGCTCGTGTTCAACAAGCTGTTCTTCCCCGCGCTCGATCCGGCGGTCGGCAGCATCGCGTCCCTGCTGACCTTCGCGGTCGGGTTCGTCGCCAGGCCCATCGGCGCGGTGCTCTTCGGGCACCTCGGCGACCGCGTCGGCCGCAAGACCACGCTGATCACGACCATCGTGCTGATCGGCACCGCGACCGGGGCGATCGGCCTGCTGCCGACCTACTCCTCGATCGGCATCGCCGCGCCGGTCCTGCTGGCCGTTCTCCGGTTCGTGCAAGGACTTTCGCTCGGCGGCGAATGGAGCGGGGCGGTGCTGATGGCCGTCGAACACGCGCCGGTGGAGAAGCGGGCCTGGTACGGGTCGATGCCCCAGCTCGGTTCGCCGATCGGGACGATCGCCTCGTCCGCGGTGGCCTCCGCGGTCACCCTGCTCCCCGACGAGCAGCTGCTCGCCTGGGGCTGGCGAATCCCGTTCCTGCTGGCGTTCCCGTTCCTCGCGGTCGCCGTCTACCTGCGGCTGCGCGTCGAGGAATCCCCGCTGTTCCAACGCGTTCAAGCCGAACGCAGGGAAGTCCGCGTCCCGCTGGTGAAGCTGCTGCGCACCAGCTGGGGCAGGCTGCTCGCCGCCGCGGCCGCCGCGATGTTCGCCTCCGGCGCGTTCTTCCTGCTGACCACCTACGCGGTCGGCTTCGGCACCAAGACCCTCGGCCTGTCCGCCGACACGATGCTGCTCGCGACCTTGCTCGGCGCGCTGCTCGAAGGCGTCTGCATCGTCGTGTCCGGGCGCTTGGCCGACCGCGGGGCGCCGTGGCGGATCATGGCCGTCGGCGGTGCTGTCTGCGTCGTCGCGGCGTTCCCCCTGACCGCGATGATCGCGACCGGCGACGCCGTGCTGGTCGTGCTCGGCGTCGCCGTCGGGATCGGCCTGCTCGGCATTCCCTACGGCCCCATGGGAACCCTGCTTTCGCAGCTGTTCACCGACGACACCCGGTACAGCGCGGTCGCGGTCTCCTACAACATCGCGGGACTGATCGGCGGGTTCGTGCCGTCGCTCGCGCTCGCGATGTCGACCGCGCTCGACGGGTCCGCGTGGGTCATCGGCATCCTGTTCGCCGTCATCTGCGTCGTCATCACGGCGGGTTCCGTCGCGGCCGGGCTGTTGCTGCGCAAGGAAACCGCGCTCACCGTGGCGAACGCGCCGGGCGCATGAGTGCGGCGGCGGCGAAGCAGGCGAGCACCAGCCCCGCGGCCGTCCAGAACGTGGCCTGCGCGGCGTGCGGCGCGCCACCGGAGCCACCGAGGTAGACACCGCCCAGCACCGCGACACCGAGCGTGGCGCCGAGCTGCTGCACGGCGTTGATCAGGCCCGCGGCCGAGCCGATCTCCTGCGGGCTCACCACGTGCAGTGCCGAGGTGAAGAACGCGGGCGTGAAGAGACCGACGCCGAACCCGATGACGAGCAGCGCGCACAACAGCGGCACCGGACTCGCCGCTGAGTACGCGAAAATCGCGGCCAGCAGGCCGATGAGCAGCACCCCGAGCCCGGCGAACAGCACGCGGTCGCCGAACCTCGGCACCAGGTGCGCGCCCGACACCCACGAAGTGACCGCCATACCGACCGACCACGGCACCAGGGTCAGCCCCGCGCTCAGCACGGTCGCCGACTCGCCGAGCTGCTTTTCGAGCACGACCACGAGGGTCAGCCCGGTGGTGACGGCGAAGAACAACGTCGAAGTGATCAGCGCGGCGGGGAAGACCCGGCGGGTGAAGAGGCTGACTTCGACCAGCGGACGCCCGCCGCGGCGCGCGGTCCGCCGCTGGTGCGCGACGAAGACAAGCAGGACCGCGAGGCCCGCGCCGAGCGCGCACCAGCTGCCCGTGGACAGGTGCGCGGCATCCGATTCGATCAGCGGGTAGACGATCAGGGCGACGCCGAGCATCGCGAGCGCGGTCCCGGCGGGGTCGAGACCGGGCCGCCGCGGCGCCCGGTCCTCCCGCATCTTCGGCGCGATGGCGAGCACGAGGACCGAAAGCGGGATGTTGACCAGGAACACGGCCCGCCAGGAGGAGCCGAACAGGTTCGCGTGCGTCAGCACGCCGCCGAGGACGGGCCCGCAGACCGCGGACAGCCCCATCACCGGCCCGATGCTGCCGAGCGCCTTCGCGATCTCGGATCCCGTGAACATCGTTTTGATGAGGCCGATGGTCTGCGGGATGATCATCGCCGCCGCCGCTCCCTGCACGGCGCGGAATCCGATCAGGAGACCCGCCGACGGGCTCAGCGCGCACGCCAGCGAGGAAAGCATGAAGCCGGTGACGCCGATCCGGAACACCCGGCGGCGGCCGAAGACGTCGCCGAGCCTGCCGCCGGTGATGAGCAGGACCGCGAACGGCAGCGTGTAGGCGGTGCTGAACCACTGGATGTCGGACACCGCGCCGCCGAGGGCTTCGTGCACGGCGGGGCCCGCCACCTGCACGATCGTGGAGTCCAGCAGGTTCATCGCCTCGGCCACGAGCAGCGCGGTGAGCGCCGCCCATCTCCAGCGGTAGGGCGTTTCGGCGGGCGAAGACAGGGTTTCCGGCACGGGAGGTTCCTCTCACGGTTGCGACACGCCGGACTCCGGAGCCCTCACACCGCCCCGGTCCGACCGTCGCTCAGCGTGCCGAAACCTCCCGATTTCATTCCAATCAGATCGGTGGATTGGTCAGTTTTTTCCACAGAAGGCATCCACAGTCGTG is part of the Amycolatopsis sp. CA-230715 genome and encodes:
- a CDS encoding YchJ family protein, whose product is MTTPKRCPCGTGETYDDCCGPFHRGAASAPTAEHLMRSRFSAFAVGDAGYLVRTWSAKTRPERLELDPDQRWVLLEVLGRTGGGLLQSDGTVEFVAHYRFRGERGELRENSLFAREDSTWKYVRAL
- a CDS encoding FAD-binding oxidoreductase — translated: MAETTKNQIDALGVTGSVTRPGDHGYDEERTGFQLLDPHQPEVLVGAESADDVRTAVEFAAARGSRVAVQATGHGQNRALDGGVLISTRRMSGVEVDPAARTAWIEAGATWHQVIEATAPHGLAPLSGSFPGVGAVSYTLGGGVGLLARKYGFAADHVRRIDLVTADGKLREVTGASDPDLFWALRGGGGNFGVVTGMEIDLVPVSRIYGGGLFFDADEVPEILAGWHRWTRDLPDEMTAAVAMLPFPDLPMVPEPLRGKHIAQVQIAYAGSPEDGERLLEPVRALGPTVRDTVREVPFTESGAVFDEPDRPHAYRSANLLVRDLDPDLLTTLTKAAGPSAPVMCVVGLRHLGGALARSPKIPNAVGHRDAGYSLSVLSPVEPGERESVRALHRDLLAPWSANAMGRSLNFTFDELGGAEIAAAFAPGDYRRLTEIRARHDPRAMFHVNHPISVP
- a CDS encoding helix-turn-helix transcriptional regulator, with product MPGRLLRLLSLLESRREWSGQDLADRLGVTSRTLRRDIDRLRRLDYPVDSTTGTAGGYRLASGKNLPPLLLDDEEAIAVAVGLVTSANGSVAGIEDSSVRALTKLEQVLPARLRPRLAALTSAAVIPHRDAPRVNPAVLAVIAGCCRDHEILSFGYLTRDGSPGERRVEPHHLVIARGYWYLIAHDPARDDWRTFRVDRISDPAPTHRRFTPRELPAPDPATYLTRALATAPYRHTAHLRVELSVEEVKAGLFAAVPGGIEPDGPGRCTVRISAESADLVVQYVAAIAALGAPFTVDAPEAVTARVATLARRLGAV
- a CDS encoding sensor histidine kinase, with product MPEPSRDQVHGLRNWRLRAKVALVVVLPTVAALFLAGLHVADAFENSAVYERAGKWIELDRETAVVADAVQDEREAMSVWIAGGRADRGALDARIQRSRDAVSALREDEEDVADLHDDATSAFYQQAMTRIHSLDKLRDAARAPGFSDLAVQTSYTAVISALTVVADQFGADVTDRGMQHRHDALTFLADVKEFSAQQNTYLHTAAVHGAFEPAELRQLVTAEANLLAAMDRFNTVASPRVQADYATRVSGDLVAKRFEIQHLALMRAKAGIPLDLDVPTVSQLCSATIDLIRGFERHLFEDAAEHAEGLIGAEYRALAITSAIILAGLLVTLALTYLVARSLVQPLRDLRDHALEVEGQLPGSVEQIMRARDPAEVAGRAIEPVPVHTTEEVGQVARAFDAVHRCALDMAAEQASLREKVNGIFASLSRRSNGIVERQLDIIDQSEAKEQDPDYLAGLFELDHLTTRLRRNAESLLVLSGAGLASSSPKPVPVEEVTGAAVSEAEQYARIEIGPIPLVAVRGHVASDLVHLLAELLDNATDFSEPSTRVGIQPVVTRHQSLAIQIADHGIGMSPDQLAEANLRLADPPGLDVSVTKRMGLYVVARLAKRHGIGVSLRPNESRTGETTGIVARIVVPAGLLAPLPARREAPSPRPVERYQPGVSSIPPVRRRRAGARGSRPVR
- a CDS encoding glutamate ABC transporter substrate-binding protein; this translates as MPRTLVARAAIGAIVLLGASLSACSSSGQGSTAPGGSTQNLLDRAPVASDAELAQSPTAAAIKKRGQLTVGGSLDAPLLSQQNPVTGGVEGFDATLGKLLAKYITGQPAARIIESSSVTREPLLANGTVDVVLQTYTISQERAKKVSFAGPYLVSGQAIATLKETTGISKPQDLAGKKVVAGANTPAIAAVKEKAPTADVVTFDTDPECVLGLEQGRGVAYVQDLTLLAAQSQLNKKIKIVGQPFTSDPYGIGLKLGDDTFKKFVNDWLKKIQDAGLWQEAWKSSLGTVVEGEAPTPPAIGSVPGS
- a CDS encoding amino acid ABC transporter permease; amino-acid sequence: MNVVLDNLGLLADGLLTTVELTALTVVVALPLGLLLVACRVSPVRPLRIVAGAYVELQQNIPLLVWIVLWVFALPEIGLTMPLATTVVVASGLYSAAYYAETVRAGINSVPLGQTEAARALGFGTVRTLASIVLPQAVRAVVQPLGNLTIMVAMNTALAAAAGVVELTATAHRINLAAADPILLFTAAGVGYAALAVLISAITGRLERKLLLQRAGDAPGGGRLFDHPGPKTRRRTRNASVVATAVALAAISAAVVRFAAAGQLDPALWSPFGTWPIWRYLLDGLGSTALAAVLSIALGAAGGLVVALARLSRFAVLRAIGRAYVEVIRVVPALLLVYVTLFALPGYGLDLPLLWKLVVPLAVSSAAGFAEVFRAGITGIDTGQREAAAAVGLRPAQVMRHVLLPQAVRRAAPALVSQCVGLLKDTSLGYVVNYGELLASGKVLATFTHALLPTYLVVALVYLVINGTLSQLVRTLETRGRMLAGSAVAHQATR
- a CDS encoding MFS transporter, yielding MRKAEPVDRRAREVRRVVVSSLLGTSMEWYEYFIYGLFAALVFNKLFFPALDPAVGSIASLLTFAVGFVARPIGAVLFGHLGDRVGRKTTLITTIVLIGTATGAIGLLPTYSSIGIAAPVLLAVLRFVQGLSLGGEWSGAVLMAVEHAPVEKRAWYGSMPQLGSPIGTIASSAVASAVTLLPDEQLLAWGWRIPFLLAFPFLAVAVYLRLRVEESPLFQRVQAERREVRVPLVKLLRTSWGRLLAAAAAAMFASGAFFLLTTYAVGFGTKTLGLSADTMLLATLLGALLEGVCIVVSGRLADRGAPWRIMAVGGAVCVVAAFPLTAMIATGDAVLVVLGVAVGIGLLGIPYGPMGTLLSQLFTDDTRYSAVAVSYNIAGLIGGFVPSLALAMSTALDGSAWVIGILFAVICVVITAGSVAAGLLLRKETALTVANAPGA
- a CDS encoding MFS transporter, with protein sequence MPETLSSPAETPYRWRWAALTALLVAEAMNLLDSTIVQVAGPAVHEALGGAVSDIQWFSTAYTLPFAVLLITGGRLGDVFGRRRVFRIGVTGFMLSSLACALSPSAGLLIGFRAVQGAAAAMIIPQTIGLIKTMFTGSEIAKALGSIGPVMGLSAVCGPVLGGVLTHANLFGSSWRAVFLVNIPLSVLVLAIAPKMREDRAPRRPGLDPAGTALAMLGVALIVYPLIESDAAHLSTGSWCALGAGLAVLLVFVAHQRRTARRGGRPLVEVSLFTRRVFPAALITSTLFFAVTTGLTLVVVLEKQLGESATVLSAGLTLVPWSVGMAVTSWVSGAHLVPRFGDRVLFAGLGVLLIGLLAAIFAYSAASPVPLLCALLVIGFGVGLFTPAFFTSALHVVSPQEIGSAAGLINAVQQLGATLGVAVLGGVYLGGSGGAPHAAQATFWTAAGLVLACFAAAALMRPARSPR